The DNA region TAGGTGCAACTTTTTTTAGGATCTGTATGTCTGTGTATTCCTTTTCTTCACAAAACACAACATTGTTATGAGAGGATCATTTTCTGTTCGACGTGCTATGAAGCGCACACAACTTTCCAAAGTGATCTGTCAAGCTGACACATTTGGGACACTGACACTTATCATACATACACACGCCTTTGACATGTGTATTCACCTCTTAGCAGTATCCAACTAAAAACTATATATCTTTAGTTCTGACTCCTAGTAGACACGCCCCTGGAAAAAAATTGGCTCAAGTATCTGTTAGACACATCTCGGACACTCGGCAAGAGACTGAGCAGCTGACATTTGCTCTTGGCTAGACACTTATCAGACCACTCCTAACCCTAGATTAGATCTTTTACTTTTTGAGATAAATCGCAGAAAGATgtctcttttattttttttgcgAGGCTCAATATCTTGAGATTATTAACTCGTTGTTATAAAATCCATGATCCTTTTTCTTATCATAATTTTGCTATAATTCCTCATAATTCAATTTCGATTCTTGTCATGGTAGTATTGTAATTTATACATAGAAAATATGTATTGCTGTGTTCTGGTGTTCTATATCTTGGACATTAGCAGTGTCACGGTCTTCTGGTGTCCTATATTTTGGTCATTAGCAGTGTCGCGGTGTTCTGCGGTGTTCTGGTGTCCTATATTTTAGACATTAGCAGTGTCACGGTGTTCGTGTAGAGTCTCCGTGCTTCACAAGCTACTCACCCACTCTCTTACTTTTCTATTTCATTACTTCACAAAACATAAACCATGTCATGAGAGGATGCTTTTCCAACTTGTCATTGGGTTGTTCTATTCCAAATTCTATGTACTGGCTCGAAGATATCATTTGTTGGTTGTTTCTAACTCATTGTAACAATGTTATCTCCTTGTGCTATAAATTCAAACCCTTTAAGATCACATTCAACCCATGTGTGGTTTTGGTAAATATTTTCCTTTGAAACATAATTTTTGTTCCCAAACCTCAAATTGATGAAAAGCGATTATATTTTCATTGAGTTTTGCTTCAAATTTAGTTTGATTATACTCTAATACGATTATTTTCATTAGGTTTAGAAATTTGCACCAGGTTTTTGTCAAATTTGCTTCTAGAGTAAAATCATTCAAACATAAATTACTTTTCCTTTGACACAATTTTAGACAATCAAGTTTATTCAAAACACACTTGGAAACCAAAAAATGTTACACTTGACAAGGATCTAAGGAAAAAGGGTTGATATTGAAGTAAATATATTATTGATAATTCACAACATTTGTTTTGACTACATGCCCATTTTCTGTCTAAGGCTCCGAAATATTTgcatttttattatatttatgGTATTATTTCTGATTAAAGTGATCAATTGTTTTTTTATCAGCTCTTCGATCAGACACCCCAGATCTTTGAGTCGGAATGCATGCAGAATTGTTTGAGATCTGCTGGAAGTTAATTGACATTTGAACCTTTTGGATTTTATGTTTTCCATTGTAGTTTTTTTGTCCATGATATGGCCACATGCACCAAATTTTGGATTTGCATGGTTAATCTTGTAATAATTAAAGTTTGAACACAACAAAGTTGGGCACAAGTTTATGAAATAATTTACATGGCAATATTCCTCCCTAGGATGAATCTTGTTGAATTTAAATGTTCTAGGGAAATTTAAAGTAAACAATTATTCAAAGTGCTGATTCACGGTAAAAGCACCACATTCCACATGATTTGCAAGTAATAGCGTAACCTAAACGTTATTATTTATAAAAAGAAAAAGGTTTGCATTTTGACCAGCAAAAGTATAGGGAATGGAATGAAAAGTAGATTCGAAGAACTAGTAAAAAGAAAATTCCTATAGTGATTGCATAGACGTATCAAACTCTTAATAGCAAATAATACATGAAATCTAGCCACTATTCGAAGATGATGCACATGTTTAGCTAGAAGGGATGCCATGTAATGAAAGCCATGTTTTATAAATCTGACTGGTGGAACATTCATGTTCAATTGCTTCATctaaataaaataataattcaTAAACATGTTACACAATAATCATATATTTAAAGcttaataaattaaatattttaaaaattcattttaaactCAATACAACAATATTAATAATacttttttttataattaattagTGTTTAAGTTTTGATATTGATATATTAATATTACAAAAAAATTGATTTGATGCAGTTTTTGAATCAGGCGGTTATACCAAATCTGGTTTGAACGGTTTTGAATGATTTAATTcgattttattttaattttgatcCACTAACATTTTTAAAAGATTAATTGGATCAGATTCAACTTCGGTTTTCAATTCAACTACTTGAACCGTCCGATTCGTTCCGGTTTTAAAATATTGAACGAAAGGAACACTCTTTCACGAGTCATACAATATTCATTAGTATATAACTTTgcatttatttaatttgtttaaCTTCTTAGTTTCTAGaataaaatttgaagaaaaaaaagtAAATGATTAACACTATCAATAACATTAATGACTATTTTTACAAATGTTTTGGAGAAAATAAAAGATGCAATTAGATGAAAATGTTTAAACAAAAAAAAGGGTTTGGATCTCACTTTCAAAAGTTAATTCATTAAATAAGAATCCTAAAATGAAAATAGATCGAACAATTTAAGATTTTTGGCAATGTGACAACTTCAATAATAAAACTTCTATCTCAATTCAATTCAATGTCTCTCACTATCACTTCTAATTTCTGTCTCCTCTGCCCCTCTTCCAAAACCTCTATCTCATCTATTATTCTATCCCTTAAATCCttacttttttttttctttctaaaaaaaagCTAGTGCTACTCTTTTTTTCTTCTCAAAATAGCTTATATTAGACACCATCCATGAATTATAATGTGTCACCATTTCATTTCACAACTTGTTGCTCCTTAAGTCTCTCAACCTAGGAAAACAAACAATGACTAAGAATTATTTCATGTTCCTTTTTGTTTTTGTTGCTCTACTCAGTTTGTTATCTCAAACTTCAGCTACATCACCACCTGCAAGTAAGTTATCTCAAACCTCTAAACTCTTGTAAATATTATTTATCCTTATATTTTACTATATAGTATTAATTAAACTCATGTAACATGCAGAAATTGTTACCGGAGTTGTTTCCAATGTTGTTTCTTCTCTTCTTAAATGGATATGGTCACAATCACAAAAATCCAAACCAAAAGTAACAGGTACAAATCTCACTActataaaaaaaatcaaaattagcGACGGAGAAATTTAAATTTCCATCACTAACTTAGTTATTTTTTTCTAGTATTTCCATTGAGTTTCTAATTTTCTTGTTACTATATTAATGTGCTAACATTGGTTTAATTTCATGAAAAATAATTTCTCAGTTCAACATAGTCGATCCATGGTGAAATTCGAAAGTGGTTATAATGTGGAAACAATATTTGATGGAAGTAAGCTTGGAATTGAGCCATATTCAATTGAAATTTCTTCAGATGGTGAATTTTTGATTCTGGATTCTGAGAACAGTAATGTCTACAAGATCTCAAGCCCAATGTCAAGATGTAAATTTCCTTTATTAAATTGTCTAAGTAAATAATGCGAATAAATCATTATTTTCTATAGCTAGTTTGTTACAATTTTTTATGtggaaaaaaaatcatttaaaataaaataaaataatcaaacTTAGAAGTTTTCATTTGTTTTATGGCTTTTACTTTGCTTCATTGTGCAAATATACTAGATTCAAAATTGAAATGTGTCCTTTAAGAATGTTTTTTGTTTTAGTCATATACCTTATACAAATGACTTTGCTTCACTCCCAAGAAACAATGAACTTTTGTTAAGCTCAAGGTTCCACTTTTCGATATTCCATAATTTCTTTATTGATATATgattttttaatttgaaaattaaTCCATAATTTTTTTGGTTTGGATTTTGTGTAATGCATGGATGAACAATAGATAGCAAACCAAAGCTGCTTGCTGGATCTTCAGAAGGGTATATTGGTCATATAGATGGAAGAGCCAGAGATGCAAGACTTAACCATCCTAAAGGGCTTACAGTTGATGATAGTGGCAATGTTTACATTGCTGACACATTGAATATGGCTATCAGAAAGATCACTGATGAAGGTATTAGTGTCTGTATGGTATCTGTATCGTGTTTGTATATGTATCGTGTTTGTATAGTGTCCGATTAATTATTTATATCTTATTTTTCATAAATTCTTCTAGGTTAATTATAATTTATACgaaaaataatttaatttaattttatatttgGTTAAAAAAATAGCTTATACATATAAGCACTTTTGTAATAAGTGCTTATGTTTAGAAGCGCTTAATTTAACTCTATGAAATGTGTTTTGTATAGGGGTAACTACTATTGCAGGTGGAGGAAAAAGGGGCCAAGTAGGAGGACATGTTGATGGTCCAAGTGAAGAAGCAAGATTTTCAAATGATTTTGATATAGTTTATGTTAGTAGTACTTGTTCTCTTTTGGTGGTAGATAGAGGAAACCATGCAATTAGAGAGATACAACTCAATCAACATGATTGCATTACTTCTAGTACTAATGATGAGTATGAGTATGACAATAGTTTCCCCTTAGGTATGAATATAATTCACATTAAATATATAATCTTTAATCTTTATTactatttttatttgtttattatGCTTTGTGACATTCTAATATAAAATGTTTGCAATCAACAATTTTACAGGAATAGCTGCACTTGTTTGTGCTGGATTCTTTGGTTATATGTTAGCATTACTTCAGAGGAGAGTGAGAGATATGTTTTCTTCTTCTGATGTAAGTTTTACTCGTacatttttataaataaataaaattaaattagaaaacatttgatcaaatataagATACAATTGAATTTCACAATGTTTAATATTAAAGAGAATTGAAGTCGGATGATGTTTTTAAAACGGTCATATTGTAATTTATCAACTTAAAAAACTGTAATGCTACATCCCAGATCGTCCTAGATCGTTGTTGCGaacttttattttaaataatatatgTTGGTGTATAAGTTGAAATTCGATAATCTAGGTCTTTTTATTATCAGGATTCAAGAGCTCATATTCGAACAATGGGAACACCGTATGCATCGCAACAGAGACCTCCTTCCAAATCGGTTAGGCCTCATCTAATCCCGAATGAAGAGGAATTTGATAAACACGATGAAGGCTTCTTTGTTTCTCTTGGAAGGCTTTTAGTGAACTCGAGTTCATCCATGGGTGAAATCTTTTTAAGCTTGTTCGTAGGATCGAAAAGAAAACAACTTTCATATCATCAAtatcaacaacatcagcaacaatatcaTTATCCAAATCGACACTCAAATTCTTGGCCAATGCAAGAAAGTTTTGTGATTCCGGACGAAGATGAACCACCTCCTAATATGGAAATTAAAACACCTACGCAAAGAAAAACATATCCTTACACGAATAAGGAATTAGAAATGTTGGAAAAAACCAGAGATAATAGTCTCTATGAAACAAATATTTTTCCAACGTCAGCACAGATAAACAGACAGACAGAAAATACAATTCCACAGTGTAATCATGCATACATGAACATGTTGGATAGTGCTTATAatgaacaacaacaacatcatcgtcatcagcaacaacaacattcTAAGACGCAACACCAACAACAACATCAAGTTCAAACTCGGTATTCTTCTACGACTCCATCGAGTTACTATGAGCAGAATTGTGAAACAAATGAGATTGTGTTTGGTGCAGTTCAAGAACATGATGGAAGACGTGAAGCTATGGTGATTAAGGCTGTTGATTATGGTGATCCAAAATTTAGTCACCATAATATTCGTCCTAGATTAAATTATGTAGGTTACTCTAAAAGTTATTGAAGATTTCATAGTATCAAATTGCATAGATTTCATAGTGTCAAATTGCATGGATATTGATGCAATATGAAGTAATAATTTTGTGTATTAGAAATTGAATGAAAATTTTATATCATGTAACTTTGAGTAAGTTTGTATTAGACTTGTACCTAA from Lathyrus oleraceus cultivar Zhongwan6 chromosome 1, CAAS_Psat_ZW6_1.0, whole genome shotgun sequence includes:
- the LOC127119905 gene encoding uncharacterized protein LOC127119905 produces the protein MTKNYFMFLFVFVALLSLLSQTSATSPPAKIVTGVVSNVVSSLLKWIWSQSQKSKPKVTVQHSRSMVKFESGYNVETIFDGSKLGIEPYSIEISSDGEFLILDSENSNVYKISSPMSRYSKPKLLAGSSEGYIGHIDGRARDARLNHPKGLTVDDSGNVYIADTLNMAIRKITDEGVTTIAGGGKRGQVGGHVDGPSEEARFSNDFDIVYVSSTCSLLVVDRGNHAIREIQLNQHDCITSSTNDEYEYDNSFPLGIAALVCAGFFGYMLALLQRRVRDMFSSSDDSRAHIRTMGTPYASQQRPPSKSVRPHLIPNEEEFDKHDEGFFVSLGRLLVNSSSSMGEIFLSLFVGSKRKQLSYHQYQQHQQQYHYPNRHSNSWPMQESFVIPDEDEPPPNMEIKTPTQRKTYPYTNKELEMLEKTRDNSLYETNIFPTSAQINRQTENTIPQCNHAYMNMLDSAYNEQQQHHRHQQQQHSKTQHQQQHQVQTRYSSTTPSSYYEQNCETNEIVFGAVQEHDGRREAMVIKAVDYGDPKFSHHNIRPRLNYVGYSKSY